One window from the genome of Sardina pilchardus chromosome 12, fSarPil1.1, whole genome shotgun sequence encodes:
- the si:dkey-126h10.1 gene encoding vesicular inhibitory amino acid transporter — MSSVRLSWLGAHGRALWSSRFHAGGEESLAFAHRDELSRSYGEAHAAEPGEEPCGSSPETSEDLQATEGFHGGPPEDTCPKITTWEAGWNVTNAIQGIFVLGLPYALLQSGYLGFLLLVLAAVICSYTGKILIACLYEEDESGRPVRVRDTYEDIANACWRHVCPRLGGRVVHAAQVVELMMTCILYLVVSGNLMCHSFAFLPLSPGAWSAVAFLAVAPCVLIRDLRAVSRLSLLCSLAQFLITSVTVGFCLRQAHRWSWRRMTLWVDAEKFLVSVGVIIFSYTSQIFLPTLEGSMEERGDFADMLTWTHALACVVKTLFSVLAFLTWGDETKEVITDNLPDGLRLVVNLCLLAKALLSYPLPFYAASEVLQGCMLNRENGTAPASAILALRAGLLVLTFLMAMYVPHFSLLMGLTGSVTGAAMTFLLPSLFHLQLKWTTLDCRLKAINFLILVLGSLCSLSGVICSIKGMIEAFESR; from the exons ATGTCCTCCGTGAGGCTGAGTTGGTTAGGGGCTCACGGCAGGGCTCTGTGGTCCTCCAGGTTTCACGCCGGGGGCGAGGAGAGCCTGGCGTTCGCCCACAGGGATGAGCTGAGCAGGTCGTATGGGGAGGCTCACGCGGCCGAGCCTGGGGAGGAGCCCTGCGGCTCCAGTCCCGAGACCAGCGAGGATCTGCAGGCTACGGAGGGCTTCCACGGGGGGCCACCTGAGGACACCTGCCCCAAAATCACCACCTGGGAGGCAGGATGGAATGTCACCAACGCCATCCAG GGTATATTCGTGTTGGGTCTGCCGTACGCACTGCTACAGAGCGGTTACCTTGGGttcctgctgctggtgctggcggCGGTCATCTGCAGCTACACGGGCAAGATCCTGATCGCCTGCCTGTACGAGGAGGACGAGTCCGGGCGTCCGGTGCGCGTGCGCGACACCTACGAGGACATCGCCAACGCCTGCTGGCGCCACGTGTGCCCGCGGCTGGGCGGCCGGGTGGTGCACGCCGCCCAGGTGGTGGAGCTGATGATGACGTGCATCCTCTACCTGGTGGTCAGCGGCAACCTGATGTGCCACAGCTTCGCCTTCCTGCCGCTGTCGCCGGGCGCCTGGTCGGCGGTGGCCTTCCTGGCCGTGGCGCCGTGCGTGCTGATCCGGGACCTGCGCGCCGTCTCGCGCCTCAGCCTGCTCTGCTCGCTGGCGCAGTTCCTGATCACGTCGGTGACGGTGGGCTTCTGCCTGCGCCAGGCGCACCGCTGGTCCTGGCGCCGCATGACGCTGTGGGTGGACGCCGAGAAGTTCCTGGTGTCGGTGGGCGTGATCATCTTCAGCTACACGTCGCAGATCTTCCTGCCCACGCTGGAGGGCAGCATGGAGGAGCGCGGCGACTTCGCCGACATGCTCACCTGGACGCACGCGCTGGCCTGCGTCGTCAAGACGCTCTTCTCCGTGCTGGCCTTCCTGACGTGGGGCGACGAGACCAAGGAGGTCATCACCGACAACCTGCCCGACGGCCTGCGGCTGGTGGTCAACCTCTGCCTGCTGGCCAAGGCCCTGCTGTCCTACCCGCTGCCCTTCTACGCCGCCTCGGAGGTCCTCCAGGGCTGCATGCTGAACCGGGAAAACGGCACGGCTCCGGCGTCGGCCATTTTGGCTCTGCGGGCCGGGTTGCTGGTGCTCACCTTCCTGATGGCCATGTACGTGCCCCACTTCTCCCTGCTCATGGGACTGACGGGGAGCGTCACGGGGGCGGCCATGACTTTCCTCCTCCCCTCGCTCTTCCACCTCCAGCTTAAGTGGACCACGCTGGACTGCAGACTGAAAGCTATCAATTTTCTGATTCTGGTGCTGGGATCGCTGTGCAGTTTATCAGGGGTAATTTGTTCAATTAAGGGGATGATTGAGGCTTTCGAGAGCAGATAG
- the LOC134098132 gene encoding uncharacterized protein LOC134098132 isoform X1: MEVRGEARGENGCFLGAMSALLNAIRHRLRPKRRRQRTKNHRICCNSAMAKRKSAKEREPTWAYSGLNAKPSKLNHIAKGTPNAELQERLKSSVRAFEEKRKPRWVVLQPAEPAGQAEVIMENTDAGEDPAKQPRDMASMKNTQLGENPQHGELDLRADEPATGPDSIYPVPSDWTLEHLMENLKSSADDDEGDQAGPGSSSLVPSDRTLEHLMVNLKSSADKEEGDKAGPGSSSPVPSESALDHLMEEQSSSADETGEDLQPNDPPSWRLTHDQMYRDVTGQDRVAIMHLGPFSFVVPSKWAFDHVSGCEEQDSRPYAMVFY; encoded by the exons ATGGAAGTGAGAGGTGAAGCTAGAGGAGAAAATGGTTGCTTCTTGGGAGCCATGAGCGCCCTCTTGAACGCCATCAGACACCGGCTAAGACCAAAGCGAAGACGACAGAGGACCAAGAACCACCGGATCTGTTGCAACTCTGCTATGGCCAAGAGAAAGtcggcaaaagagagagaaccgaCCTGGGCCTATTCTGGGCTTAACGCCAAGCCGAGCAAGCTAAACCATATTGCTAAAGGCACACCTAACGCAGAACTCCAGGAAAGACTTAAGTCTTCCGTGCGGGCTTTTGAAGAGAAGCGCAAGCCACGCTGGGTGGTTCTCCAGCCTGCTGAACCTGCGGGTCAAGCAGAGGTAATAATGGAGAACACTGATGCTGGAGAGGACCCTGCTAAACAACCAAGGGATATGGCAAGCATGAAGAACACTCAGCTTGGAGAGAATCCTCAGCATGGTGAATTGGATCTTCGGGCTGATGAACCAGCAA CTGGTCCTGACTCCATTTACCCTGTCCCATCTGACTGGACTCTTGAACACCTCATGGAGAATCTGAAGTCATCAGCAGACGATGACGAGGGAGACCAAG CTGGGCCTGGCTCCAGTTCCCTTGTCCCATCTGACAGGACTCTTGAACACCTCATGGTGAATCTGAAGTCATCGGCAGacaaggaagagggagacaaag CAGGCCCTGGCTCCAGTTCCCCTGTTCCATCTGAATCTGCTCTTGACCACCTCATGGAGGAACAGAGTTCATCAGCGGATGAGACTGGAGAGGATCTTCAGCCTAATGATCCACCAA GCTGGCGTCTGACACATGACCAAATGTATCGGGATGTGACTGGACAAGATAGAGTGGCCATCATGCACT TGGGCCCCTTCAGTTTCGTTGTCCCATCTAAATGGGCCTTTGACcatgtgagtgggtgtgaggAGCAGGACAGTCGTCCATACGCCATGGTCTTCTACTGA
- the LOC134098132 gene encoding uncharacterized protein LOC134098132 isoform X2 codes for MENLKSSADDDEGDQAGPGSSSLVPSDRTLEHLMVNLKSSADKEEGDKAGPGSSSPVPSESALDHLMEEQSSSADETGEDLQPNDPPSWRLTHDQMYRDVTGQDRVAIMHLGPFSFVVPSKWAFDHVSGCEEQDSRPYAMVFY; via the exons ATGGAGAATCTGAAGTCATCAGCAGACGATGACGAGGGAGACCAAG CTGGGCCTGGCTCCAGTTCCCTTGTCCCATCTGACAGGACTCTTGAACACCTCATGGTGAATCTGAAGTCATCGGCAGacaaggaagagggagacaaag CAGGCCCTGGCTCCAGTTCCCCTGTTCCATCTGAATCTGCTCTTGACCACCTCATGGAGGAACAGAGTTCATCAGCGGATGAGACTGGAGAGGATCTTCAGCCTAATGATCCACCAA GCTGGCGTCTGACACATGACCAAATGTATCGGGATGTGACTGGACAAGATAGAGTGGCCATCATGCACT TGGGCCCCTTCAGTTTCGTTGTCCCATCTAAATGGGCCTTTGACcatgtgagtgggtgtgaggAGCAGGACAGTCGTCCATACGCCATGGTCTTCTACTGA